The following coding sequences lie in one Yoonia sp. G8-12 genomic window:
- a CDS encoding SlyX family protein, giving the protein MTSMTHLEEKIAHLTRTVEDLSDIVARQETELAVAKRRLAMLMEREAGRELDAGSTVPLADQRPPHW; this is encoded by the coding sequence ATGACGAGCATGACCCACCTCGAAGAAAAGATCGCACACCTGACCCGAACAGTCGAAGACCTGTCGGATATCGTCGCCCGGCAGGAAACAGAGTTGGCTGTGGCAAAACGCCGACTGGCGATGCTGATGGAACGCGAAGCAGGGCGCGAGTTGGACGCAGGCAGCACAGTACCACTCGCCGACCAGCGGCCGCCGCACTGGTAA